The Brassica napus cultivar Da-Ae chromosome C7, Da-Ae, whole genome shotgun sequence genome has a segment encoding these proteins:
- the LOC111208307 gene encoding sm-like protein LSM7, which produces MSGRKETVLDLAKFVDKGVQVKLTGGRQVTGTLKGYDQLLNLVLDGALESVRDHDDPLKTTDQTRRLGLIVCRGTAVMLVSPTDGTEEIANPFNQPEAV; this is translated from the exons ATG tcagGAAGAAAGGAAACGGTGTTGGATTTGGCCAAGTTCGTTGACAAGGGTGTTCAAGTTAAGCTCACCGGTGGTAGACAAG TCACTGGAACTCTCAAGGGCTACGATCAGTTGCTCAACCTTGTTCTTGATGGGGCTCTAGAGTCTGTGCGag ATCATGATGATCCTTTGAAGACCACTGACCAGACAAGACGCCTCGGTTTAATT GTTTGCCGCGGAACTGCAGTGATGCTCGTCTCACCAACTGATGGAACTGAAGAAATCGCTAACCCTTTCAATCAACCAGAAGCTGTCTAA
- the LOC106349385 gene encoding pentatricopeptide repeat-containing protein At2g03880, mitochondrial-like codes for MKSLTTKLKLLRPVLTSLCSYSSTDQTLLLNEFTRFCYQRDLPKALRAMDTLQSHGLWADSATYSELIKCCMSHRAVHEGNLVRRHLYFNGRQPMLFLANVLINMYVKFNLLTDAHNVFDEMPLRNVVSWTTMISAYSRSKQQQKALELLVSMLREGVRPNVYTYSSVLRSCKEMSDVRMLHCGIIKEGLESDVFVRSALIDVFAKLGEPEDALSVFDEMVTGDAIVWNSIIGGFAQNSKNDEALKLFKRMKIAGFTAEQATLTSVLRACTGLTLLELGMQAHVHIVKYDQDLILNNALVDMYCKCGSLEDARRVFNGMKERDVITWSTMISGLAQNGYSQEALKVFESMKASGTKPNYITIVGVLFACSHAGLLEDGWYYFRSMKKLYGIVPVREHYGCMIDLLGKSGKLEDAVKLLNEMECEPDAVTWRTLLGACRVQGNMVLAEYAAKKVIELDPDDAGTYTVLSNIYANSQKWDSVEEIRTRMRDRGIKKEPGCSWIEVNKKIHAFIIGDESHPLIVEVKEKLKQLIDRMIGIGYVPETNFVLQDLEGEQMEDSLRHHSEKLALAFGLMTLPLGKVIRIRKNLRICGDCHVFFKLASKLENRSVVIRDPIRYHHFEDGKCSCGDYW; via the coding sequence ATGAAGTCATTAACGACAAAGCTCAAACTCCTTCGACCTGTCCTGACGTCACTGTGTTCTTACAGCTCCACCGACCAAACCCTTCTTCTCAATGAGTTCACCAGGTTCTGTTACCAAAGAGACCTTCCCAAAGCTCTGAGAGCGATGGATACGTTGCAAAGTCATGGTCTTTGGGCAGACTCTGCAACTTACTCTGAGCTCATCAAATGCTGCATGTCTCATAGAGCTGTTCACGAAGGAAACCTCGTTCGTCGTCACTTATACTTCAATGGGCGCCAGCCAATGCTCTTTCTTGCTAATGTTCTAATCAATATGTATGTAAAGTTCAATCTTCTGACTGACGCTCACAACgtgttcgacgaaatgcctCTGAGAAACGTTGTTTCTTGGACTACTATGATCTCTGCTTACTCCAGGAGCAAACAGCAGCAAAAGGCTTTGGAGCTTTTGGTTTCGATGCTGAGAGAAGGTGTGAGACCAAACGTGTATACTTACTCCTCTGTGTTGAGATCCTGCAAGGAGATGTCTGATGTGAGAATGCTTCATTGTGGGATCATCAAGGAAGGCCTTGAGTCTGATGTTTTCGTTAGGAGTGCTTTGATTGATGTATTTGCCAAGCTCGGTGAGCCTGAGGACGCGCTTTCGGTTTTCGACGAGATGGTTACTGGTGATGCCATTGTTTGGAACTCCATCATTGGTGGGTTTGCTCAGAACAGTAAAAATGACGAAGCTTTGAAGCTTTTCAAGAGGATGAAGATAGCTGGCTTCACCGCTGAGCAGGCTACGTTGACTAGCGTCTTGAGGGCTTGTACTGGTTTGACTCTGTTGGAGCTTGGGATGCAAGCTCATGTTCATATAGTGAAGTACGACCAAGACTTGATACTCAACAACGCGCTTGTTGACATGTATTGCAAGTGTGGGAGCTTGGAGGATGCTCGCCGCGTGTTCAACGGGATGAAGGAGAGGGATGTGATTACATGGAGCACAATGATATCAGGGCTGGCGCAGAATGGTTATAGTCAAGAGGCGCTGAAGGTGTTTGAGTCCATGAAAGCTTCTGGGACCAAGCCGAATTACATTACCATCGTTGGGGTTCTCTTTGCTTGCAGCCACGCGGGACTACTTGAAGATGGTTGGTACTACTTCAGATCGATGAAGAAGCTTTACGGAATCGTTCCAGTGAGGGAACATTACGGTTGCATGATTGATCTGTTGGGAAAATCTGGGAAGCTAGAAGATGCAGTGAAGTTGTTGAATGAAATGGAGTGTGAGCCGGATGCTGTGACGTGGAGAACACTTCTTGGTGCTTGTAGGGTTCAGGGGAACATGGTGCTAGCCGAATACGCAGCTAAAAAGGTCATAGAACTCGATCCAGACGACGCGGGGACTTACACGGTGTTGTCTAACATATACGCAAACTCTCAGAAGTGGGACAGTGTTGAAGAGATCAGGACACGGATGAGAGACAGAGGAATCAAGAAAGAACCTGGATGTAGCTGGATTGAAGTAAACAAAAAGATTCATGCTTTCATCATCGGAGACGAATCTCACCCTTTGATAGTTGAAGTCAAGGAGAAGCTGAAGCAATTGATTGATAGAATGATTGGCATTGGTTATGTCCCTGAGACAAACTTTGTGTTACAGGATCTTGAAGGAGAACAGATGGAGGATTCTCTTAGACATCACAGTGAGAAACTGGCTTTGGCCTTTGGATTGATGACGTTGCCTTTAGGGAAAGTGATTAGGATTAGAAAGAATCTGAGAATATGTGGGGACTGTCATGTGTTCTTCAAGCTCGCTTCAAAGCTAGAGAACCGCAGTGTGGTTATAAGAGATCCAATACGTTACCATCATTTTGAAGATGGAAAATGCTCATGTGGCGACTACTGGTGA